A portion of the Lysinibacillus timonensis genome contains these proteins:
- the ftsY gene encoding signal recognition particle-docking protein FtsY yields MSFFKRLKEKLMGSEEVQQQPSKEELQETNIVEDELVEVEATEKKPGVETEQQEVSQPEQIVENDIDDVSQEVVEVTEEKKTSAWSITQKFKAGLAKTRDTFTSKVNDLVARYRKVDEDFFEELEEVLLQADVGFETVMELMEKLRFEVQRKNIKDTEGIQAVISEKLVEIYESGEENITTLNLQPKGELTVILFVGVNGVGKTTTIGKLAHRLKTQGKTVMLAAGDTFRAGAIDQLQVWGDRVGAEVVKQSEGSDPAAVIYDAIAAAKNRGVDVLICDTAGRLQNKVNLMKELEKVHRVITREIPNAPHEVLLALDATTGQNALIQAQMFKEATNVTGIVLTKLDGTAKGGIVLAIRNKLHIPVKFVGLGEKMDDLQPFDAERYVYGLFAEGLEKELEKEEE; encoded by the coding sequence ATGAGCTTTTTTAAACGATTAAAAGAAAAATTGATGGGTAGTGAAGAAGTACAACAACAACCATCAAAGGAAGAACTACAAGAAACGAATATTGTGGAAGATGAGCTTGTTGAAGTAGAGGCAACTGAGAAAAAGCCGGGTGTTGAAACAGAACAACAAGAAGTTTCACAACCAGAACAAATAGTTGAAAATGATATAGATGATGTAAGTCAGGAAGTAGTAGAAGTGACGGAAGAGAAAAAAACTTCCGCTTGGTCTATTACACAAAAGTTTAAAGCTGGATTAGCCAAAACTCGTGACACGTTTACATCGAAAGTTAATGATCTAGTTGCAAGATATCGTAAAGTGGACGAAGATTTCTTTGAAGAACTAGAAGAAGTACTATTACAAGCTGATGTTGGCTTTGAAACAGTAATGGAGTTAATGGAGAAATTACGTTTCGAAGTACAACGTAAGAATATAAAAGATACTGAAGGCATCCAAGCGGTAATTTCTGAAAAGTTAGTTGAAATATACGAATCTGGTGAAGAAAATATTACAACGCTTAATTTACAGCCAAAAGGTGAGTTAACGGTTATATTATTTGTTGGTGTTAATGGTGTTGGGAAAACAACAACTATAGGAAAGCTTGCGCATCGCCTAAAAACACAAGGTAAAACAGTGATGTTAGCTGCCGGGGACACATTCCGTGCTGGTGCGATTGATCAACTTCAAGTTTGGGGTGACCGTGTTGGCGCTGAAGTAGTGAAACAATCTGAAGGGTCTGATCCAGCTGCAGTTATCTATGATGCTATTGCTGCAGCAAAAAATCGCGGTGTTGATGTATTAATTTGTGATACAGCTGGTCGTCTTCAAAATAAAGTTAACTTAATGAAGGAGCTGGAAAAAGTGCATCGTGTTATTACACGGGAAATTCCAAACGCTCCGCATGAAGTTCTACTTGCTTTAGATGCGACTACCGGTCAAAATGCCCTTATTCAAGCACAAATGTTCAAAGAAGCGACAAATGTTACAGGGATCGTTTTAACGAAATTGGATGGAACTGCAAAAGGTGGTATTGTCTTAGCCATTCGTAACAAATTACACATCCCAGTTAAGTTTGTAGGTTTAGGTGAGAAAAT